One Brassica oleracea var. oleracea cultivar TO1000 chromosome C7, BOL, whole genome shotgun sequence genomic window carries:
- the LOC106305041 gene encoding pathogenesis-related protein 1-like gives MKISSHTLVFVTIALVLAFAVPLKAQDGQQDYLNVHNRARSDVGVSSIRWNANVADYARRYAQRRRRDCRLTKSGGPYGENLAGSSGNLSGAAAVRMWVNEKDDYNNNSNTCRSGKRCDRYKQVVWRNSVRVGCAKARCDNGGTFIICCYDPPGNIGGGRPF, from the coding sequence ATGAAGATCTCTTCTCACACCTTAGTATTCGTGACAATAGCACTTGTTTTAGCTTTTGCAGTTCCTCTGAAAGCCCAAGACGGTCAACAAGATTACCTTAATGTGCACAATCGTGCTCGCAGTGATGTTGGTGTGAGTTCGATAAGATGGAATGCTAATGTGGCGGACTACGCCCGACGATATGCTCAGCGAAGGCGACGAGACTGTCGTCTCACTAAATCAGGCGGGCCTTACGGCGAAAACTTGGCAGGAAGCAGTGGTAATCTGTCCGGAGCTGCCGCAGTGAGGATGTGGGTCAACGAGAAGGACGACTACAACAACAATTCGAACACTTGTCGTTCCGGAAAAAGATGTGATCGCTATAAGCAAGTTGTGTGGAGAAACTCGGTGCGGGTTGGATGTGCCAAAGCCAGGTGTGACAATGGTGGAACTTTCATCATTTGCTGCTATGATCCTCCTGGTAATATCGGGGGCGGTAGGCCTTTCTAA
- the LOC106305190 gene encoding pathogenesis-related protein 1-like, with protein MKIFNPSRNLILATAIFLVFIVPLRAQDSPQDFLDAHNQARAAVGVDPLGWDETVAAYARDYANQRRGDCALEHSSGPYGENISSSRSGVEAVNMWMSEQADYDYGSNTCASGKQCGHYTQIVWKNSVRKECAKVSCDNGQTFITCNYDPQGNFVGQWPY; from the coding sequence ATGAAAATCTTTAACCCATCTCGAAACCTAATCCTAGCCACAGCCATTTTCCTTGTTTTCATTGTTCCCCTAAGAGCCCAAGACAGCCCACAAGACTTTTTGGACGCTCACAACCAAGCACGAGCAGCGGTTGGGGTGGATCCTTTAGGGTGGGACGAGACGGTGGCTGCATATGCTCGCGACTACGCAAACCAGCGTAGAGGTGACTGCGCCTTGGAACACTCGAGTGGGCCCTATGGAGAGAACATTTCCTCGAGCAGGTCAGGTGTTGAAGCAGTTAACATGTGGATGAGCGAGCAGGCTGACTACGATTATGGTTCCAACACATGTGCCTCAGGAAAACAGTGCGGCCACTATACTCAGATTGTGTGGAAAAACTCGGTGAGAAAGGAATGTGCAAAAGTGAGCTGCGACAATGGTCAAACCTTCATCACTTGCAACTATGATCCTCAAGGTAATTTTGTGGGCCAGTGGCCTTACTGA
- the LOC106305214 gene encoding pathogenesis-related protein 1-like isoform X1: protein MKIFNQSRNLILAEFIFLVFIVPLRAQDSPQDFLDAHNQARAAVGVDPLGWDETVAAYARDYANQRRGDCALEHSSGPYGENIAWSSGDMSGVEAVNMWVNEQADYDYGSNTCDSGKQCGHYTQIVWKKSVRLGCAKVSCDNGQTFITCNYDPQGNIVGEWPY from the exons ATGAAAATCTTTAACCAATCTCGAAACCTAATCCTAGCCGAATT CATTTTCCTTGTTTTCATTGTTCCCCTAAGAGCCCAAGACAGCCCACAAGACTTTTTGGACGCTCACAACCAAGCACGAGCAGCGGTTGGGGTGGATCCTTTAGGGTGGGACGAGACGGTGGCTGCATATGCTCGCGACTACGCAAACCAGCGTAGAGGTGACTGCGCCTTGGAACACTCGAGTGGGCCCTATGGAGAGAACATCGCCTGGAGCAGTGGTGACATGTCAGGTGTTGAAGCAGTTAACATGTGGGTGAACGAGCAGGCTGACTACGATTATGGTTCCAACACATGTGACTCAGGAAAACAGTGCGGCCACTATACTCAGATTGTGTGGAAAAAGTCGGTGAGGTTGGGATGTGCAAAAGTGAGTTGCGACAATGGTCAAACCTTCATCACTTGCAACTATGATCCTCAAGGTAATATCGTGGGCGAGTGGCCTTACTGA
- the LOC106305214 gene encoding pathogenesis-related protein 1-like isoform X2 has protein sequence MKIFNQSRNLILAATIFLVFIVPLRAQDSPQDFLDAHNQARAAVGVDPLGWDETVAAYARDYANQRRGDCALEHSSGPYGENIAWSSGDMSGVEAVNMWVNEQADYDYGSNTCDSGKQCGHYTQIVWKKSVRLGCAKVSCDNGQTFITCNYDPQGNIVGEWPY, from the exons ATGAAAATCTTTAACCAATCTCGAAAC CTCATCCTAGCCGCAACCATTTTCCTTGTTTTCATTGTTCCCCTAAGAGCCCAAGACAGCCCACAAGACTTTTTGGACGCTCACAACCAAGCACGAGCAGCGGTTGGGGTGGATCCTTTAGGGTGGGACGAGACGGTGGCTGCATATGCTCGCGACTACGCAAACCAGCGTAGAGGTGACTGCGCCTTGGAACACTCGAGTGGGCCCTATGGAGAGAACATCGCCTGGAGCAGTGGTGACATGTCAGGTGTTGAAGCAGTTAACATGTGGGTGAACGAGCAGGCTGACTACGATTATGGTTCCAACACATGTGACTCAGGAAAACAGTGCGGCCACTATACTCAGATTGTGTGGAAAAAGTCGGTGAGGTTGGGATGTGCAAAAGTGAGTTGCGACAATGGTCAAACCTTCATCACTTGCAACTATGATCCTCAAGGTAATATCGTGGGCGAGTGGCCTTACTGA
- the LOC106307057 gene encoding myb-like protein X, whose translation MKKTSSRSQRGSRGIKGKHVLQICVLLGVCIWLIYQAKYSHDKKKEFYETDDKKLSEKEDGLVKLGRKDLLPGYHKNEEEKHVEEEEDEEEKESKIKVENGTHEEEEEEVAEEDEEDKSKLGEEVAEEDEEENKHEEDDIDEQDQSKTAEDADKDDESLEEEKEKETDHPDEVDMTVDEAREEHYKADDASSAVSHESRILNTEKLKESSDNSTGTVQENNANATVSEAEVQKEPVLKLGEAFVDKTTTEVKDGDNEPSRGEATVNGNSTEAVLEASGFLQNETRIMQERSQEDGSPPSELQTVIKLEQTRNESDPNITVSANVTNIDPIQDESRNSTSDSSLIENISGSNTTEVKENTRSEGSDDETGEYKESSNQFSTEQKEEVDDTPESTMLQEEREALTDPQTLPDIRIEGNEDDQEEEAISTE comes from the coding sequence ATGAAGAAAACATCAAGCAGAAGCCAAAGAGGGAGCAGAGGTATCAAAGGGAAGCATGTCCTGCAGATATGTGTTCTGCTTGGAGTTTGCATTTGGTTAATCTACCAAGCGAAGTATTCTCATGATAAGAAGAAGGAATTCTATGAGACTGATGACAAGAAGTTGTCGGAGAAGGAAGATGGATTGGTGAAGCTTGGGAGAAAAGATCTTCTTCCCGGTTATCATAAGAATGAGGAGGAGAAGCATGTGGAAGAAGAGGAAGATGAAGAAGAGAAAGAGAGCAAGATTAAAGTAGAGAATGGTACTCATGAGGAAGAAGAAGAAGAAGTAGCTGAGGAGGATGAAGAAGATAAGAGCAAGCTAGGAGAGGAAGTAGCTGAAGAGGATGAGGAAGAGAACAAACACGAGGAAGATGATATCGATGAACAAGATCAAAGCAAAACGGCTGAGGATGCTGATAAGGATGATGAATCGCTTGAAGAAGAGAAGGAAAAAGAGACTGATCATCCAGATGAGGTTGATATGACAGTTGATGAGGCGCGAGAGGAGCATTACAAGGCTGATGATGCTTCCAGTGCGGTGTCTCATGAGTCTCGGATACTGAACACTGAGAAGCTTAAAGAAAGCTCTGATAATTCAACAGGAACAGTTCAGGAGAACAATGCCAACGCCACTGTAAGCGAGGCTGAGGTTCAGAAGGAACCTGTCTTGAAGTTAGGAGAAGCCTTTGTGGATAAAACAACCACAGAAGTGAAAGATGGTGACAATGAACCATCCAGAGGTGAAGCAACAGTTAATGGGAATTCAACAGAAGCAGTTCTTGAAGCTTCAGGGTTTCTGCAGAATGAAACAAGAATCATGCAAGAACGGAGTCAAGAAGATGGTTCACCTCCTTCTGAGTTACAGACCGTCATCAAACTTGAGCAGACCCGTAATGAGTCTGATCCCAACATCACTGTTTCTGCAAACGTTACCAACATAGATCCCATTCAAGATGAGTCCAGGAACTCGACTTCAGATTCTTCTTTAATTGAAAACATCTCAGGCTCGAACACAACTGAAGTGAAGGAGAATACAAGGTCTGAAGGTAGTGATGATGAAACAGGTGAATATAAGGAAAGTTCAAACCAGTTCTCCACAGAGCAAAAGGAGGAAGTAGATGATACTCCTGAAAGCACAATGTTGCAAGAAGAGAGAGAAGCTCTCACTGATCCACAAACTCTGC